A window from Citrus sinensis cultivar Valencia sweet orange chromosome 3, DVS_A1.0, whole genome shotgun sequence encodes these proteins:
- the LOC102618910 gene encoding uncharacterized protein LOC102618910 isoform X2 produces the protein MRVSLTRACRFYTSPITPKPSFFSPRAILNQPFSSSSSSSSSSSHSSTPKPKTPLFLKPPKYSATLSDLKKWHNWAKALASSVRSTFADADNGPDSSILFRELNWLIEDSLEDPSLIPQLGFQNNSQSVRLRIGLDELYGLWKQRIEKRKPFQYLVGCEHWRDLVLSVEEGVFIPRPETELMVDLVSDVLVRDNDGLRDGFWVDLGTGSGAIAIGIARVLGSKGSIIAVDLNPLAAAVAAFNAQRYGLQDIIEIRQGSWFGKLKDVEGKLSGVVSNPPYIPSDDISGLQVEVGKHEPRLALDGGVDGLDYLLHLCNGTASMLKPDKW, from the exons ATGAGGGTAAGCTTAACCCGCGCATGCCGTTTCTATACATCACCAATCACTCCAAAACCCTCTTTTTTTTCACCTCGCGCCATTTTAAATCAACccttttcatcatcatcatcatcttcttcttcttcttcacatTCTTCAACCCCAAAACCCAAAACTCCACTCTTTTTAAAGCCACCAAAGTACTCAGCAACACTCTCCGACCTCAAAAAATGGCACAATTGGGCCAAAGCCCTCGCCTCCTCCGTGCGGTCCACTTTTGCTGACGCAGACAACGGCCCTGACTCCTCTATCCTGTTCCGAGAACTCAACTGGCTCATTGAAGACTCGCTCGAAGACCCGTCACTGATTCCTCAACTGGGTTTTCAAAACAATTCTCAAAGTGTGAGATTACGAATTGGATTGGATGAGTTGTATGGTTTGTGGAAGCAGAGGATTGAAAAGAGAAAGCCATTTCAGTATTTGGTTGGGTGTGAGCATTGGAGGGACTTGGTGTTGAGTGTTGAAGAAGGGGTTTTTATTCCGAGGCCGGAGACTGAGTTGATGGTTGATTTGGTGAGTGATGTTTTGGTTAGAGATAATGACGGGTTAAGAGATGGGTTTTGGGTTGATTTGGGGACTGGCTCTGGTGCCATTGCTATTGGGATTGCTAGAGTTTTGGGAAGTAAAGGGAGTATCATTGCTGTTGATTTGAATCCTTTGGCTGCTGCAGTGGCGGCTTTTAATGCCCAGAGGTATGGACTACAG GATATAATTGAGATACGGCAAGGATCTTGGTTTGGAAAATTAAAGGATGTTGAAGGAAAACTTTCTGGTGTTGTCAGTAACCCACCATACATACCAAGTGATGATATCTCTGGGCTACAGGTGGAAGTTGGTAAACATGAACCGAGGCTTGCATTAGATGGTGGTGTTGACGGCTTGGATTATCTTCTTCATCTCTGCAATGGGACTGCTTCAATGTTGAAACCCG ACAAATGGTGA
- the LOC102618910 gene encoding uncharacterized protein LOC102618910 isoform X1, translated as MRVSLTRACRFYTSPITPKPSFFSPRAILNQPFSSSSSSSSSSSHSSTPKPKTPLFLKPPKYSATLSDLKKWHNWAKALASSVRSTFADADNGPDSSILFRELNWLIEDSLEDPSLIPQLGFQNNSQSVRLRIGLDELYGLWKQRIEKRKPFQYLVGCEHWRDLVLSVEEGVFIPRPETELMVDLVSDVLVRDNDGLRDGFWVDLGTGSGAIAIGIARVLGSKGSIIAVDLNPLAAAVAAFNAQRYGLQDIIEIRQGSWFGKLKDVEGKLSGVVSNPPYIPSDDISGLQVEVGKHEPRLALDGGVDGLDYLLHLCNGTASMLKPGGFFAFETNGEKQCKFLKNYLENDSACSFCNVSIVSDFAGIQRFVTGFRQ; from the exons ATGAGGGTAAGCTTAACCCGCGCATGCCGTTTCTATACATCACCAATCACTCCAAAACCCTCTTTTTTTTCACCTCGCGCCATTTTAAATCAACccttttcatcatcatcatcatcttcttcttcttcttcacatTCTTCAACCCCAAAACCCAAAACTCCACTCTTTTTAAAGCCACCAAAGTACTCAGCAACACTCTCCGACCTCAAAAAATGGCACAATTGGGCCAAAGCCCTCGCCTCCTCCGTGCGGTCCACTTTTGCTGACGCAGACAACGGCCCTGACTCCTCTATCCTGTTCCGAGAACTCAACTGGCTCATTGAAGACTCGCTCGAAGACCCGTCACTGATTCCTCAACTGGGTTTTCAAAACAATTCTCAAAGTGTGAGATTACGAATTGGATTGGATGAGTTGTATGGTTTGTGGAAGCAGAGGATTGAAAAGAGAAAGCCATTTCAGTATTTGGTTGGGTGTGAGCATTGGAGGGACTTGGTGTTGAGTGTTGAAGAAGGGGTTTTTATTCCGAGGCCGGAGACTGAGTTGATGGTTGATTTGGTGAGTGATGTTTTGGTTAGAGATAATGACGGGTTAAGAGATGGGTTTTGGGTTGATTTGGGGACTGGCTCTGGTGCCATTGCTATTGGGATTGCTAGAGTTTTGGGAAGTAAAGGGAGTATCATTGCTGTTGATTTGAATCCTTTGGCTGCTGCAGTGGCGGCTTTTAATGCCCAGAGGTATGGACTACAG GATATAATTGAGATACGGCAAGGATCTTGGTTTGGAAAATTAAAGGATGTTGAAGGAAAACTTTCTGGTGTTGTCAGTAACCCACCATACATACCAAGTGATGATATCTCTGGGCTACAGGTGGAAGTTGGTAAACATGAACCGAGGCTTGCATTAGATGGTGGTGTTGACGGCTTGGATTATCTTCTTCATCTCTGCAATGGGACTGCTTCAATGTTGAAACCCGGTGGGTTTTTTGCATTTGAG ACAAATGGTGAGAAGCAGTGCAAGTTTCTTAAAAACTACCTGGAAAATGATTCTGCATGCAGCTTTTGCAATGTAAGCATAGTATCTGACTTTGCTGGTATTCAGCGATTTGTAACCGGATTCCGCCAATGA